AAACAATTTTCTGCCGTCGATAATCCTGTCCGAAATAAAGATACAAAACAAAGCCCAACCATGGCAAAAAAAGCAACACCAATATCCAGGAAAGTGATTTTACCGGATTTCTGTTCTCCAATAAAATCACTGAGATAGTGGGTATCACCGTAAAAAGATAAATTGCCACCAAAAGCCAACCTGATACAGTATCAAAATACAACATGGTCGATTTGTGGTTATAGAAGATTGACTTCTAATGTAGTGACAACAAAAATAAGGTTATTTCATGGAATTTCAATAAGAGAAAGACGAAAGTTTCCAATGGAACTTTATTTCATAATATTATCGCAGGTTGTTTTACCCTTTTGTTCAGCCTGTTCTTCCCGCACATTGTGTTTGCTGAAGAGAAAGTATCATTCATTGCAGGAATAATATTATGAAATCAGAATATTCATCTATACATTTGTACGCTAGAAGAAACATGACGTTAGAGAAGTTAAAGGAAGATCAGAAGTTAAAGAAGAACTCTCACTATTACCCGGTAGTTCTTCTTTAACTTCGTGGTTTTCTTAATTTCAGATTTCTATTATCTACCAACCTGTTATTTATTATATAGTTATCTCCAGAACTTTTTAACTGCAAATCTTCATTTTCAATTGTTCATTGCATTCGTGTTCCTTAACTTCGGAACTTCTTTAACTTCCGGTTGTTTATTATTCAGCGTCTTAGCCAAAATCACAAATAGTAATCAAAAATAAATTATAATCTCATGAAAGCATTACTTCTTTCTATGCTTCTTTTTTGCAGCACATTGTTTACTTTTGCGTCCGAAAGTATGACGTTTTACAAAGCTTCTGATCCTCGGTTTTTCTATATGGGACGCGGAGATTTCTCTAATCCCGATCATCCTACTTTTTGGGTTCCCGGAGCTCAAATCATTTTCAGATTTAAGGGGAATGCCTGTACGGTCAACCTGACTGACGAACATTTGTATGACCGTTTTTTCAATTATGTACAATTTATTGTCGACGGACATTACTCTAGATTCAAATTATCATCCGCCCAAAATGAACTTTCCGTGGGAGATCATCTGAAAGATACCGTCCACACGGTGATTATCTGTAAAACGACCGAATCAAATATAGGGTATTTACAATTCAACGGTGCCACATGCCATGAATTGTTGCCACATCCCGTTCCTCCAAAACGAAAAATCGAATTCATAGGAAACTCCATCACATGCGGTACCGGCAGCGACCAGAGTGAAATCCCTTGCGGCAAAGGGGAATGGTACGACGAGCACAATTCCTATTTAAGCTACGGACCGGTTACAGCCAGAACATTAGATGCTCAATATCACCTTACTTCCTATTCAGGAATAGGATTAATTCATAGTTGCTGCGGCTTGAAATTTGTCATGCCCCAAATATTTGACAAAATCGACCTGCTGGATGATTCACTCCAATGGAATTTTGAAAAATATCAACCGGATGTCGTTACAATCTGTCTTGGACAAAACGACGGAATACAAGATGCCACTAAATTTTGCAATGCCTATATCGATTTCATCCATACCCTGCGTAAAGATTATCCAAAAGCTCATATTGTATTGCTTTCAAGTCCTATGGCAGACTCAACATTATCTCCTGTGCTGAAAGGATATATCAGTATGGTAGCTGAAAGGCTGAATGCAAGTGGAGATAAACGAGTCTCCAAATTCTTTTTCAGCAAACGCTATCACGGTGGTTGCGCCTCGCATCCCACTTTAATGCAACACCAGTTAATGGCACATGAATTGACGCAGTATCTCAAAAAATTGATGCACTGGTAACGCCATGATGGTAACATTTCGAAGAAGCAACCATATGACCAAAACCACCGACCTGCAGAAAATCAAACTTTTTCTCGACGAAAGAGTAGCATGCTATAACCGGCAAGAGTTTATCGAAACTGATCCCATTCAGGTGCCACATCAGTTTACCAAAAAAGAAGATATTGAAATTGCAGCATTCTTCACGGCGACGTTATCATGGGGGCAACGGACAAATATCATCAGGAATGCCAAACGTCTGATAGAGATGATGGATAATGCTCCTCATGATTTTTTATATTATGCCGGGGACAACGATCTGTCAAGGATTGCACAGTTTGTGCACCGAACCTTCAATGGGGACGACTGCCTGTTTTTTATTCATTCTCTGCAAAATATCTATAGAAATCACGGTGGGATGGAGCATGTTTTCAATGAAGGATTCCAGCAGGAAGAAGCCATAGAGGGAACGTTACAGGCTTTTCGTACCCGCTTCTTATCAATCCCACATGAACCACGTGTCCGCAAGCATATTGCAGATGTATCTGCCAATTCAAGCGCCAAGAGACTTAATATGTTCCTTCGTTGGATGGTGCGGCACGATGAAAATGAAGTTGACTTCGGATTATGGAAGCACATTCCAACTTCAGCACTGATGCTTCCCCTGGATGTACACACAGGTAATGTTGCAAGGGCGCTTGGACTTCTTACCCGGAAACAAAACGATTGGAAAGCTGTCGAAG
The sequence above is drawn from the Microbacter margulisiae genome and encodes:
- a CDS encoding SGNH/GDSL hydrolase family protein, yielding MKALLLSMLLFCSTLFTFASESMTFYKASDPRFFYMGRGDFSNPDHPTFWVPGAQIIFRFKGNACTVNLTDEHLYDRFFNYVQFIVDGHYSRFKLSSAQNELSVGDHLKDTVHTVIICKTTESNIGYLQFNGATCHELLPHPVPPKRKIEFIGNSITCGTGSDQSEIPCGKGEWYDEHNSYLSYGPVTARTLDAQYHLTSYSGIGLIHSCCGLKFVMPQIFDKIDLLDDSLQWNFEKYQPDVVTICLGQNDGIQDATKFCNAYIDFIHTLRKDYPKAHIVLLSSPMADSTLSPVLKGYISMVAERLNASGDKRVSKFFFSKRYHGGCASHPTLMQHQLMAHELTQYLKKLMHW
- a CDS encoding TIGR02757 family protein; the protein is MMVTFRRSNHMTKTTDLQKIKLFLDERVACYNRQEFIETDPIQVPHQFTKKEDIEIAAFFTATLSWGQRTNIIRNAKRLIEMMDNAPHDFLYYAGDNDLSRIAQFVHRTFNGDDCLFFIHSLQNIYRNHGGMEHVFNEGFQQEEAIEGTLQAFRTRFLSIPHEPRVRKHIADVSANSSAKRLNMFLRWMVRHDENEVDFGLWKHIPTSALMLPLDVHTGNVARALGLLTRKQNDWKAVEEVTSILRTFDCTDPIKYDYALFGIEAFEGIPFITK